From the genome of Nicotiana sylvestris chromosome 2, ASM39365v2, whole genome shotgun sequence, one region includes:
- the LOC138885674 gene encoding secreted RxLR effector protein 161-like — protein MGLIAQVYVDDIIFRATAESLCEEFAKLMGSEFKISMMGELSFFLGLQVKQYLKDKFICQQKYIRELLKRFDMEASKVIDNTIATATRLDMDETGSLMNESMYRGIIGSLLYLTASRPDIVFSVGLCARFQSNPNESHLKAAKRILRYLKGTQDLVLYYHSGDNFNLIGYADADYAGYLMDRKSTSGMAHFLGSCLISWGTRKQNSVALSTAKAEYVAVAS, from the coding sequence ATGGGGCTCATTGctcaggtctatgttgatgatatcatttttagGGCAACAGCTGAgtctctgtgtgaagaatttgcaaaactcatgggaagtgagtttaaaataagcatgatgggggaactgagcttcttcttgggtcttcaagtaaaacagtACTTAAAGGATAAATTCATTTGTcaacaaaaatacatcagggagctcttgaagaggtttgacatggaagcatcaaaggtgatagataATACCATTGCAACggccactcgactggacatggatgaaactggatctcTTATGAATGAATCCATGTATAGAGGCATCATTGGGTCTCTTCTTTATCTCACTGCCAGCAGACCTGATATTGTCTTCAGTGTGgggctatgtgcaaggtttcaatcaaatcccaatgaatctcatttgaaggctgccaaaagaattctgagataccttaaaggaacacaggacctggtTCTTTATTATCACTCAGGTGACAATTTTAATCTCATTGGATATGCTGATGcagactatgcaggttatcttatGGATAGaaaaagcacttctggaatggctcactttctaggatcatgtctcatctcctggggaacaaggaagcaaaattcagtggctctttcaacagctaAAGCAGAATATGTAGCTGTAGCATCCTGA
- the LOC138885675 gene encoding protein pxr1-like, translating to MKSGGSGSGEAAEGLVHLSKRRDEPISSTEETLADLLRNIGTSYNPKKRKATTPKAPNVPKSSKKRKTSSPKSTASSMPKGRATRSRVKQSEYDLQKALEESKKRKMGKGKGKVAESSKVVEEEEMELVYLERGTTVEVPTPKHKKSKTSSKKSSSVPVSAASSLAKRTRSAVKAIQAKVSDDKE from the coding sequence atgaagtcagggggaagtgggtctggggaggctgctgaggggttggttcattTGAGCAAAAGGAGAGATGAACCCatttcatctactgaagagaccctagctGATCTACTGAGAAATATTGGGACAAGTTATAACCCAAAGAAACGCAAAGCTACCACACCAAAAgccccaaatgttcccaagtcatccaagaaaagaaaaacttcatCCCCAAAATCTACTGCCTCTTCAATGCCTaagggaagagccacaagaagcagggtaaAACAAAGTGAATATGACTTACAAAAGGCtctagaagaaagcaagaaaaggaaaatggggaagggaaagggaaaggttgCAGAATCCTCTAAGGTTGTAGAGGAAGAGGAGATGGAATTGGTCTATCTAGAAAGGggtacaacagtggaggttcctacacccaaACATAAAAAgtccaagacttcttccaagaagtcttcttcTGTACCTGTGTCTGCTGCATCCtcactagccaagaggacaaggtctgcagTAAAAGCTATACAAGCAAAAGTTTCAGATGATAAAGAGTAG